The following proteins are co-located in the Flammeovirga kamogawensis genome:
- a CDS encoding NifU family protein → MENSTTSGRPKQNITIYTEANPNPNSMKFMLSFMLLKGGESYDFPSVKEAEVSPLAKEIFEKFDIVDRIFYMSNFITITKKDDTVAWMEVIPQFKAFLLEYFEAEKPIFENVDETIVEAADSEAIKKIKGVLDEYIKPAVEMDGGAIKFHSFDEESGVVKVLLQGACSGCPSSTFTLKMSIENLLKRMVPQVTEVVAEGV, encoded by the coding sequence ATGGAAAATTCAACAACTTCGGGCAGACCAAAGCAGAATATAACGATATACACAGAGGCTAATCCAAACCCTAATTCTATGAAATTCATGTTGAGTTTCATGTTATTAAAAGGAGGCGAGAGCTATGATTTCCCAAGTGTAAAAGAAGCAGAAGTTTCTCCTCTTGCAAAAGAGATTTTTGAGAAATTCGATATCGTAGACCGTATCTTCTATATGAGTAATTTTATTACAATTACTAAAAAAGATGATACTGTAGCTTGGATGGAAGTTATCCCTCAGTTTAAAGCCTTTCTTTTAGAGTACTTTGAAGCTGAAAAGCCAATTTTTGAGAATGTTGATGAAACAATTGTTGAAGCTGCAGATTCAGAAGCAATCAAAAAAATTAAAGGTGTTCTTGATGAATACATCAAACCTGCAGTAGAAATGGATGGAGGTGCTATCAAGTTCCATTCTTTTGATGAGGAATCTGGTGTAGTAAAAGTATTGTTACAAGGTGCTTGTAGCGGTTGTCCATCATCAACATTTACTTTAAAAATGAGTATTGAAAACCTTCTTAAAAGAATGGTACCCCAAGTAACTGAAGTAGTTGCGGAAGGCGTTTAA
- the lipA gene encoding lipoyl synthase codes for MIELPVISSEKKEKPKRRPDWLRVKLPIGKEYANVRKLVDQHKLNTICQSGNCPNMGECWGEGTATFMILGNICTRGCSFCAVATGRPTEYDTEEPARVADAIFKMQVKHAVITSVNRDELKDRGAEIWYQTVIETKKISPSTTIETLIPDTRKNWDALYRMIEGGQEVISHNMETVKELYRAVRPQGNYERSLEHIKRIVDEGRRSKTGIMLGLGETDDQVFKIMDDLAERGLHVMTLGQYLQPTKMHHEVIEYIHPDKFDFFREEGLKRGIKYVESGPLVRSSYHAERHVNVPIK; via the coding sequence ATGATAGAACTACCAGTAATCTCTTCGGAGAAAAAAGAAAAGCCTAAACGTAGGCCAGATTGGTTGCGTGTGAAGTTACCTATCGGGAAAGAATATGCAAACGTACGTAAGTTGGTAGATCAGCATAAGTTGAATACAATTTGCCAAAGTGGTAATTGCCCTAACATGGGTGAGTGCTGGGGTGAAGGTACTGCAACTTTTATGATTTTAGGAAATATATGTACACGTGGATGTTCATTCTGTGCAGTAGCTACAGGTAGACCAACTGAGTACGATACTGAAGAACCTGCTCGTGTAGCTGATGCTATCTTTAAGATGCAAGTAAAACATGCAGTAATTACTTCGGTAAATAGAGATGAGTTGAAAGATAGAGGTGCAGAAATCTGGTACCAAACAGTAATTGAAACTAAGAAAATATCTCCATCAACTACTATAGAAACTCTGATTCCTGATACACGTAAAAATTGGGATGCTCTTTACAGAATGATCGAGGGTGGTCAAGAAGTAATATCGCACAACATGGAAACAGTTAAAGAACTATACCGTGCTGTACGTCCACAAGGAAATTACGAGCGTTCTTTAGAACATATCAAGCGTATTGTAGACGAAGGCCGTCGTTCTAAAACAGGTATTATGCTTGGATTAGGCGAAACTGACGATCAAGTATTTAAAATTATGGATGATCTTGCAGAAAGAGGTCTTCATGTAATGACATTAGGTCAGTACTTACAACCTACAAAAATGCACCATGAAGTAATTGAGTATATCCATCCAGATAAATTTGATTTCTTTAGAGAGGAAGGTTTAAAAAGAGGAATCAAATATGTTGAGTCTGGCCCATTAGTTCGTTCATCTTATCATGCTGAGCGTCACGTAAATGTTCCAATCAAGTAA
- a CDS encoding cytochrome b5 domain-containing protein has product MEKYTRAQLALRNGEDKDEIWVAYKGKIYDMTNSRLWRNGKHYEHWAGQDLTPEMKDAPHTEFVFDKFEPFAELED; this is encoded by the coding sequence ATGGAAAAGTATACAAGAGCACAATTGGCATTAAGAAACGGCGAAGATAAAGATGAAATATGGGTTGCTTATAAAGGTAAAATATATGACATGACGAATTCTCGCCTTTGGAGAAATGGTAAACACTATGAACATTGGGCAGGACAAGATCTTACTCCTGAAATGAAAGATGCTCCGCATACAGAGTTTGTATTTGATAAGTTTGAACCTTTTGCTGAGTTAGAAGATTAA
- a CDS encoding DMT family transporter, translating to MKKVSKIQAHLFLLAASVIYGCNFIISKIAMPEFIGPKAFIFLRILGGAFLFYLLHAFTVKEKVTDKKDYIRLFFAGMFGACFNQLLFFEGLAKTSSINASVIVVSSPVIVLICSAIFLKEKVNIKKIIGIALGLSGALLMIGLNGIAFHSGSVEGDIMVLINACFYSIYLVITKPLLAKYHPFTLMKWVFLFAIPIVALITWKDVEQTNWVAIPSHIWLSISYVVVGNTFLAYLFYAVAMQTVNASTASFYIYFQPMIAGFIAVFFLNEELKAVQIIAAAFIFLGVYLISGKKKQTNRS from the coding sequence ATGAAAAAAGTATCTAAAATTCAGGCTCACCTCTTTTTATTAGCGGCGTCGGTTATTTATGGATGTAATTTTATTATTTCCAAAATTGCTATGCCCGAATTTATTGGGCCTAAAGCCTTTATATTTTTACGTATTTTAGGTGGGGCATTTCTATTTTATTTATTACATGCTTTTACCGTAAAAGAGAAAGTAACAGATAAGAAAGATTATATAAGACTCTTTTTTGCAGGTATGTTTGGTGCCTGTTTTAATCAATTATTATTTTTTGAAGGGCTAGCAAAAACGAGTTCAATAAATGCATCCGTAATTGTAGTCTCCTCTCCTGTTATTGTATTAATATGTTCTGCAATCTTTCTTAAAGAGAAGGTAAATATCAAAAAAATAATTGGTATTGCTCTTGGACTTAGTGGAGCATTATTAATGATTGGTTTAAACGGAATTGCCTTTCACTCAGGATCTGTTGAGGGAGATATTATGGTATTAATAAATGCCTGTTTTTACAGCATCTACTTAGTAATCACAAAACCATTATTAGCTAAATATCACCCTTTTACATTAATGAAGTGGGTGTTTTTATTTGCAATTCCAATAGTAGCATTAATTACTTGGAAAGATGTAGAACAAACTAATTGGGTAGCGATCCCGTCACATATATGGTTGTCAATTAGTTATGTAGTGGTAGGGAATACTTTTTTAGCATACTTGTTTTATGCAGTAGCTATGCAGACGGTAAATGCAAGTACTGCAAGTTTTTATATTTATTTTCAGCCAATGATTGCAGGTTTTATAGCCGTATTCTTTTTAAATGAAGAGTTGAAGGCTGTACAAATAATAGCAGCTGCCTTTATATTTTTAGGAGTTTATTTGATTAGTGGGAAAAAGAAACAAACTAATCGGTCATAA
- a CDS encoding ABC transporter ATP-binding protein has translation MLKIENLVKSFATDNGSLDIIKDISFTINHGESVAIVGASGSGKTTLLGLAAGLDNPTSGSVFIDGVNLTTLSEDDKADVRNQKIGFIFQNFQLLPSLTALENVMTPLELQGKSNIKKHALNILEDVGLKGREKHYPTQLSGGEQQRVALARAFVSNPKILFADEPTGNLDEKTSTHIENLLFKMNKENNTTLVIVTHDPLLAKKADRVIVVKDGKIMTD, from the coding sequence ATGCTTAAAATAGAAAATTTAGTAAAATCATTTGCTACAGATAATGGCTCTCTCGATATAATAAAAGACATTTCTTTTACTATTAACCATGGAGAATCTGTTGCTATTGTTGGTGCATCTGGTTCTGGAAAAACTACATTGTTAGGCTTGGCTGCTGGTTTAGATAATCCTACATCAGGAAGTGTTTTTATTGATGGAGTAAATCTAACTACATTATCAGAAGATGATAAAGCTGATGTTAGAAATCAAAAAATTGGTTTTATTTTTCAAAATTTTCAACTCCTACCTTCACTTACTGCTTTAGAAAATGTAATGACTCCTTTAGAGCTACAGGGGAAATCAAACATAAAAAAACACGCTTTAAATATATTAGAAGATGTTGGTTTAAAAGGAAGAGAGAAGCATTATCCAACTCAGCTTTCTGGTGGCGAACAACAAAGAGTAGCTCTTGCTAGAGCATTTGTCAGCAATCCTAAAATCTTATTTGCAGACGAACCTACAGGTAATTTAGATGAGAAAACTAGTACTCATATAGAAAACCTACTTTTTAAAATGAATAAAGAAAACAACACGACTTTAGTAATTGTTACGCACGATCCTCTATTAGCTAAAAAAGCAGATAGAGTAATTGTTGTTAAGGATGGAAAAATTATGACCGATTAG
- a CDS encoding DUF4465 domain-containing protein, whose protein sequence is MIKIRMINKRLYTFLLIPLLFSCGVNKESGPRLEVTIIQPKIDPTTAQALQLKGQKFVYESKTIGGDTDSYKWEVDNQVIGTSLLTDSVSYDTEGVKKARFSVTNSAFDAYAEIEVLIVKYMAFFDDLTLSDNSFWVGDATNGSASTFTTGNVVLPNTSPKIDGDNSDDFYNFGYSNITDSSSNDFHKYGVYLKVPASSVSNFGLARMKQDKPTMNLIFDTELYPISISIANSPDAIAAADSILKSGDTYILEVRGINSANEQTEELASLTLITGVTDTISAVTKWTKLELNTLGRVKGLNFTINSTKKDPDTGALDLEAKFCLDNLLLVESEQKFNPN, encoded by the coding sequence ATGATAAAAATTCGAATGATAAATAAGCGTTTATATACATTTCTGTTAATTCCTCTATTATTTAGTTGTGGTGTTAATAAAGAATCTGGCCCCCGATTAGAAGTAACTATTATTCAACCAAAAATTGATCCTACAACAGCACAAGCTTTACAACTTAAAGGACAAAAGTTTGTATATGAAAGTAAAACAATTGGAGGTGATACAGACAGTTACAAATGGGAAGTAGATAACCAAGTTATAGGTACTTCTTTACTTACTGACAGTGTTTCTTATGACACTGAAGGAGTAAAAAAAGCAAGATTTTCTGTTACTAATTCAGCTTTTGATGCTTATGCTGAAATAGAAGTCTTAATTGTTAAATACATGGCTTTCTTTGATGATTTAACGCTAAGCGATAATTCATTCTGGGTAGGAGATGCTACTAATGGTTCTGCATCTACTTTTACAACGGGTAATGTGGTTTTACCAAATACATCTCCAAAAATTGATGGAGATAACTCTGATGACTTCTATAATTTTGGTTATTCTAATATTACAGATTCCTCATCTAATGATTTTCATAAATACGGTGTTTACCTTAAAGTACCTGCAAGTAGTGTTAGTAATTTTGGGCTTGCTAGAATGAAGCAAGATAAACCTACTATGAATTTAATTTTTGATACAGAACTATATCCTATAAGTATTTCTATTGCAAATAGTCCTGATGCCATTGCAGCTGCAGACTCAATTCTTAAAAGTGGAGATACTTATATATTAGAGGTACGAGGAATTAATAGTGCAAATGAACAAACAGAAGAATTAGCTAGTTTAACATTGATAACCGGTGTTACTGATACTATATCAGCAGTGACAAAATGGACTAAACTAGAGCTTAATACTTTAGGTAGAGTAAAAGGGCTTAATTTTACAATCAATAGTACTAAAAAAGATCCAGATACTGGAGCATTAGACTTAGAAGCTAAATTCTGTTTAGATAACCTTTTATTAGTTGAGTCTGAACAAAAATTCAATCCAAATTAA
- a CDS encoding type I restriction enzyme HsdR N-terminal domain-containing protein, protein MQDLNLPKSKVRLEQKEGKTYIFDPIRKKMLLLTPEEWVRQQFLQMLLSMGISKGLVGIEGGLKVNKIQKRADLLIFDRGGAPFLLIECKAPSVKLSNETFKQVAAYNATIKAPYIGITNGIQHYFCAINFENSSYDFLKEIPLPEYVKQHDKNSNDK, encoded by the coding sequence ATGCAAGACTTAAATTTGCCAAAATCTAAGGTACGTTTAGAACAAAAAGAGGGTAAAACATATATTTTTGATCCAATCAGAAAAAAAATGTTGTTACTTACTCCAGAAGAATGGGTAAGGCAACAATTTTTACAGATGTTACTTTCAATGGGCATATCTAAAGGGTTAGTTGGCATTGAAGGGGGATTGAAAGTTAATAAAATTCAGAAAAGAGCCGATTTATTAATTTTCGATAGAGGAGGAGCTCCATTTTTATTAATAGAATGTAAAGCACCTTCAGTTAAATTGAGTAATGAGACTTTTAAACAAGTTGCCGCCTACAATGCAACTATTAAAGCTCCATACATTGGTATTACTAATGGCATACAACATTATTTTTGTGCTATAAATTTCGAAAATTCTTCTTATGATTTCCTGAAAGAGATACCTTTACCGGAGTATGTTAAACAACATGATAAAAATTCGAATGATAAATAA
- a CDS encoding tetratricopeptide repeat protein, whose protein sequence is MLKYHFILIFILISLFGCKKEQDTLEGLVDATAHEDEFFDKQLSFLDKLVSNDPDNPELYFSRGSVQLRKKEFGSALEDAEKAIQIDSTNGEFYFLGASSHYFLGNMRSAISSGEKAISLGYKHPHLKTFIGASFNNLGQPDSALFYLKSSVLEVPQNNMTYRSIGHSYALKGDFERSLKNYQRSIEILPTDTLSYVGIIEQSIKSKNIPLAKETLTIAIGLQLQSTAINYENAFLLASEGFIDSAIVIHKSILKEKPTYWKSSKELGRLYRKKRLPLEANRVFLEGLKLDPEVKELWYELGLTQQYFFKNYTEAKKDFEKALDIDPLYKDAKVALSNLRATLRRLYAPPVITTEESSESESQAIDDDDGLSL, encoded by the coding sequence ATGTTGAAGTACCATTTTATATTAATATTTATCCTGATTTCACTTTTTGGTTGTAAAAAAGAACAAGATACTTTAGAAGGACTTGTTGATGCTACAGCCCACGAAGATGAATTTTTTGATAAACAGCTATCATTTCTGGATAAATTGGTATCAAATGATCCTGATAACCCTGAGTTGTATTTTTCTAGAGGTTCTGTTCAACTTCGTAAAAAAGAATTTGGTAGTGCTTTAGAAGATGCTGAAAAAGCAATTCAAATAGATAGTACTAATGGTGAGTTTTATTTTTTGGGTGCTTCTTCTCATTATTTTTTAGGGAATATGAGAAGTGCAATATCTAGTGGAGAAAAAGCAATTTCTTTAGGGTATAAACATCCTCACCTGAAAACATTTATTGGTGCTTCTTTTAATAATTTAGGGCAACCTGATAGTGCTTTATTTTATTTGAAATCATCTGTATTAGAAGTTCCTCAAAATAATATGACTTATAGATCTATTGGTCATTCATATGCACTGAAAGGAGATTTTGAACGTTCATTAAAAAATTATCAGAGATCTATTGAAATTTTACCAACGGATACACTTTCTTATGTTGGTATTATTGAGCAATCTATTAAATCAAAGAATATACCTTTAGCCAAAGAAACTTTAACTATAGCAATAGGTTTACAACTACAATCAACTGCAATTAATTATGAAAATGCTTTTTTGTTGGCATCAGAAGGTTTTATAGATAGTGCGATAGTTATTCATAAATCTATTTTAAAAGAAAAACCAACTTATTGGAAATCGTCTAAAGAATTAGGACGACTCTACAGGAAAAAGAGATTGCCTTTAGAGGCAAATAGAGTATTTTTGGAGGGGTTAAAATTAGATCCTGAAGTGAAAGAACTCTGGTACGAATTAGGCTTAACACAACAATATTTCTTTAAGAATTATACAGAAGCAAAAAAAGATTTTGAGAAAGCTTTAGACATCGATCCTTTGTATAAAGATGCTAAAGTTGCATTATCTAATCTTAGAGCAACACTTAGGAGGTTATATGCGCCTCCAGTTATTACTACAGAAGAATCTTCAGAATCAGAAAGTCAAGCAATTGACGATGATGATGGTTTATCTTTATAA
- a CDS encoding YifB family Mg chelatase-like AAA ATPase, which yields MISKTYGSSVYGVDATLIEIEVNVLNGKNLYVVGMPDSAIKESEHRVESAVKHFGYVIPRQKVLVNLAPASVKKEGAAFDLPIALSILQASEQIGAKELENYVILGELSLDGKLRPIKGALPIAIEARKKGFKGFILPKENAKEAAIVNNLDVIGVESLLEAIEFVQGDKEIAPLKIDTRELFSDTLNDYEVDFSQVQGQENMKRALEIAAAGGHNVIMIGPPGAGKTMLAKRLATILPSLTLQESLETTKIHSVAGKLEGNGHLISTRPFRAPHHTISDVALVGGGGIPQPGEISLSHNGVLFLDELPEFKRTVLEVMRQPLEERKVTISRAKMSVDFPANFMLIASMNPCPCGYHNHPEKDCICPPGAVQRYLNKVSGPLLDRIDLHVEVTPVSFDQMTETKEAESSQEIRDRVIKAREIQKERFTDQSTTVHCNAMMPSQVVKKICGLDPLGKNLLKAAMDRLGLSARAYDRILKVSRTIADLAGSEKILAEHIAEAIQYRSLDRDNWAEG from the coding sequence ATGATTTCTAAAACTTATGGAAGTTCAGTCTATGGAGTAGATGCTACGCTCATAGAAATTGAAGTAAATGTACTTAATGGAAAAAACTTATACGTGGTAGGAATGCCAGATAGTGCCATTAAAGAGAGTGAACACCGTGTCGAATCTGCCGTAAAACATTTTGGTTATGTTATACCACGTCAAAAGGTGTTGGTAAACTTAGCACCAGCTTCTGTCAAAAAAGAAGGAGCGGCATTTGATTTACCCATTGCATTGTCTATTCTTCAAGCATCTGAACAAATTGGAGCTAAAGAATTAGAGAACTATGTAATTCTAGGAGAATTATCTTTAGATGGGAAATTACGCCCGATAAAAGGAGCTTTACCTATTGCTATTGAAGCCAGGAAAAAGGGTTTTAAAGGATTTATTCTGCCTAAAGAAAATGCCAAAGAAGCGGCAATTGTAAATAATCTTGATGTTATAGGAGTAGAAAGTTTACTAGAAGCTATTGAGTTTGTTCAAGGTGATAAGGAAATTGCCCCTTTAAAAATTGATACACGAGAACTGTTTTCAGATACTTTAAATGATTATGAAGTAGATTTTTCTCAGGTTCAAGGACAGGAGAATATGAAGCGAGCATTAGAAATTGCTGCAGCCGGTGGACATAATGTGATTATGATTGGACCTCCTGGAGCAGGTAAAACAATGTTAGCTAAGAGGTTAGCAACAATATTGCCTTCGTTAACTTTACAAGAATCTTTAGAAACAACTAAAATACACTCTGTTGCTGGGAAACTAGAAGGAAATGGACATCTAATATCTACAAGACCTTTTAGAGCCCCTCATCATACTATAAGTGATGTAGCCTTAGTTGGTGGAGGAGGAATACCACAACCTGGAGAAATATCATTGTCTCATAATGGTGTTTTATTTTTAGATGAACTGCCTGAATTTAAAAGAACAGTACTAGAAGTAATGAGACAACCTTTAGAGGAGAGAAAGGTAACAATCTCAAGAGCAAAAATGTCTGTTGATTTTCCTGCAAACTTTATGCTTATAGCAAGTATGAACCCATGCCCTTGTGGTTATCATAATCATCCAGAAAAAGATTGTATTTGTCCTCCAGGAGCAGTTCAGCGTTACTTAAATAAAGTAAGTGGACCACTATTGGATAGAATTGATCTACATGTTGAGGTGACACCTGTTTCTTTTGACCAAATGACAGAGACCAAGGAAGCAGAAAGTAGCCAAGAAATAAGAGATAGAGTTATAAAAGCGAGAGAAATTCAGAAAGAACGCTTTACAGATCAGTCAACAACGGTACATTGTAATGCAATGATGCCATCTCAAGTTGTAAAAAAAATATGTGGTTTAGATCCTTTAGGAAAAAATCTTCTTAAAGCAGCAATGGACAGATTAGGGCTTTCTGCACGTGCTTATGATCGAATTTTAAAGGTTTCTAGAACAATTGCAGATCTAGCAGGTAGTGAAAAAATACTTGCAGAGCACATTGCAGAGGCAATTCAGTACAGAAGTTTGGATAGAGATAATTGGGCAGAAGGTTAA
- the trkA gene encoding Trk system potassium transporter TrkA, translating to MKIIIAGAGDVGFHLGKLLAHEDHDITLIDTDEESLNHAANHIDVATVKGSSTSFSVLEEAKVSKSDMLISVTSSEETNLITAMVAKRLGAKRTIARINNSELLHSRDILDMRRMGVDEMISPQLLATKEIKRLLKEAAITDTFEFEKGLLSLIGITIDREKPLCGKTLEETTYLNKDFKFLTVAILRNDETLIPRGDTRFELGDHVYYIAKPEGVESVLQLTGKKLSKKIKRLIILGGGKVGFYAARSLSHKYNVVLIEKDRDKAIELAEELPNTLVIHGDGRNVDLLEEEGIDTADAFIAVTGDSETNIITSLVAKKHGVQKTIALVENMDYIHLSQNMGVDTLINKKLIAASFIFRYIRRGEIISLTNVHGVDAEVLEFVVNENSPVTKKILKDLGFPKSAIIGGAIRKGKAYIPKGDFQFEPYDRAVVLTRPECISKVEGFFR from the coding sequence GTGAAAATCATAATCGCTGGTGCTGGAGATGTAGGATTCCACTTGGGAAAACTACTTGCGCACGAAGATCACGATATAACTCTTATCGATACAGACGAAGAAAGTCTTAATCATGCGGCAAATCATATTGATGTTGCTACAGTTAAAGGTTCGTCTACTTCTTTTTCTGTTTTAGAAGAAGCAAAAGTGAGCAAGTCTGACATGCTTATTTCTGTAACCTCATCTGAAGAAACTAACCTTATTACTGCAATGGTAGCAAAAAGGTTAGGAGCTAAGAGGACTATTGCACGTATAAATAACAGTGAACTTCTACACTCTAGAGACATATTAGATATGCGTAGAATGGGTGTGGATGAAATGATCTCTCCTCAGTTGTTAGCAACAAAGGAAATTAAGAGGTTGTTAAAGGAAGCAGCTATTACTGATACATTTGAGTTTGAAAAAGGTTTACTTTCTCTTATAGGCATTACCATTGACAGAGAAAAGCCTCTTTGTGGTAAAACTTTAGAAGAAACTACTTACTTAAACAAAGACTTTAAGTTTTTAACAGTAGCTATACTTAGAAATGATGAAACACTAATTCCTAGAGGTGATACTCGTTTTGAGTTAGGTGACCATGTATATTATATTGCTAAACCAGAGGGTGTAGAGAGTGTTCTTCAACTTACAGGTAAAAAATTATCAAAGAAAATTAAGCGCTTGATAATACTTGGAGGGGGTAAGGTTGGTTTTTATGCGGCAAGATCTTTAAGCCATAAATACAATGTTGTATTAATAGAAAAGGATAGAGATAAAGCAATAGAATTGGCCGAGGAATTACCTAATACATTAGTTATTCATGGCGATGGTAGAAATGTAGATCTTTTAGAAGAGGAGGGCATTGATACTGCAGATGCTTTTATTGCTGTTACAGGTGACTCTGAAACGAATATTATAACATCTTTAGTTGCAAAGAAACACGGTGTTCAGAAAACAATTGCCTTAGTAGAGAATATGGATTATATTCATTTATCTCAAAATATGGGTGTTGACACTTTAATTAATAAAAAACTTATAGCAGCAAGCTTTATATTTAGATATATCAGGAGAGGAGAAATTATTTCTCTTACCAACGTTCATGGTGTGGATGCAGAAGTTTTAGAATTTGTAGTAAATGAAAATTCTCCAGTAACTAAAAAGATATTAAAAGATTTAGGTTTTCCTAAGTCGGCAATTATTGGAGGTGCTATTCGTAAAGGAAAAGCTTATATTCCTAAAGGAGATTTCCAATTTGAACCATATGATAGGGCTGTGGTACTTACACGACCTGAATGTATCTCTAAAGTGGAAGGTTTCTTCCGTTAA
- a CDS encoding TrkH family potassium uptake protein yields the protein MADYVQRKNHFNIGLIARIMGILILLNGIFMFTCLPFSFYFGDGDWWALTEAGLITVLSGGLIVFYGERKGYKKEIKKKDGYIIVSLGWTVMAFFGSLPYLFSLENPSLTNAYFETISGYSTTGASILTDIESVGKGILFWRSLTQWIGGMGIIVLAVAVLPFLGIGGMQLFVAEAPGISPDKLQPRIKETAKRLWWVYAGLTAIETVLLMTGGMNFYDAINHALTTMATGGFSTYNDSAASMSPYIQYILIVFMILAGTNFTLNYFLFKRMFKAIWTNEEFRYYSGIILSSSIAIGIVVAYSSDLTIEKSFRDALFQVVSIITTTGYVSADYTAWAPFATMIIFILMFCGGMAGSTAGGVKIVRHIILFKNSFLELKRQLHPTAIIPVRFNKKAIKEGITFNVLAFIMAYLLIFGLGILVMSALGVDLMTSLGAVATSLGNIGPGIGTVGPVDNFAHLPDTAKWVLSFLMLLGRLELFTVMIIFTPYFWSRF from the coding sequence ATGGCAGACTATGTACAGCGTAAAAATCATTTCAATATTGGATTGATTGCTAGAATTATGGGGATTCTAATTCTTCTGAATGGAATCTTTATGTTTACTTGTTTACCCTTTTCTTTTTATTTTGGAGATGGTGATTGGTGGGCACTTACAGAGGCAGGGTTAATTACAGTGCTTTCTGGAGGATTGATTGTTTTTTATGGCGAACGTAAAGGATATAAAAAGGAAATTAAGAAAAAGGATGGTTATATTATTGTATCATTAGGATGGACGGTAATGGCATTCTTTGGAAGTTTACCTTATCTTTTTAGTCTTGAAAATCCATCGCTTACAAATGCGTATTTCGAAACAATTTCTGGTTATTCTACAACAGGAGCATCTATATTAACAGATATAGAGTCCGTTGGAAAAGGTATTTTATTTTGGCGAAGCTTAACTCAATGGATTGGTGGAATGGGTATTATTGTTTTAGCCGTTGCAGTTTTACCATTTTTAGGAATTGGAGGTATGCAGTTATTTGTAGCAGAAGCTCCTGGTATCTCTCCAGATAAATTGCAGCCAAGAATAAAAGAGACCGCCAAACGTTTATGGTGGGTATATGCAGGTTTAACAGCTATTGAAACTGTTCTTTTGATGACAGGAGGAATGAATTTCTATGATGCGATAAATCATGCATTGACAACAATGGCAACAGGTGGTTTTTCAACTTATAATGATAGTGCCGCATCAATGTCTCCTTACATTCAATACATTCTTATTGTATTTATGATTTTGGCAGGAACAAATTTTACTTTGAATTACTTCTTGTTTAAGAGAATGTTTAAAGCTATTTGGACGAATGAGGAGTTTCGTTATTATTCCGGAATTATACTATCATCTTCTATTGCCATTGGCATTGTAGTAGCCTATTCTTCTGATTTAACAATAGAAAAGTCATTTAGAGATGCTTTGTTTCAAGTAGTATCAATAATTACTACAACGGGATATGTGTCTGCAGATTACACAGCATGGGCTCCTTTTGCAACCATGATAATATTTATATTAATGTTTTGTGGTGGTATGGCAGGGTCTACAGCAGGTGGTGTAAAGATTGTTAGACATATCATTTTATTTAAGAATTCATTTTTAGAATTAAAAAGACAATTACACCCAACGGCAATTATACCAGTACGTTTTAATAAAAAAGCGATAAAAGAGGGAATTACTTTTAATGTACTTGCCTTTATAATGGCCTATTTATTGATATTTGGATTGGGTATATTAGTAATGTCTGCTTTAGGTGTTGATTTAATGACCTCTTTAGGAGCAGTTGCAACATCTTTAGGAAACATTGGTCCGGGTATTGGAACAGTAGGTCCTGTAGATAATTTTGCACATTTGCCAGATACTGCAAAATGGGTATTATCATTTTTAATGTTGCTTGGCAGGCTTGAACTATTTACAGTAATGATTATCTTCACACCTTATTTTTGGAGTAGATTTTAA